In a genomic window of Helianthus annuus cultivar XRQ/B chromosome 10, HanXRQr2.0-SUNRISE, whole genome shotgun sequence:
- the LOC110880591 gene encoding protein EPIDERMAL PATTERNING FACTOR 2, whose product MKNIYSNILLLVTIVFLVLNLGESLHPHHFTNNRGQGGLSRSQSQEHPKKGERVELGMDLYPTGSSIPDCSHACGPCSPCRRVMISFKCSMTESCPVVYRCTCRGRYYHVPSN is encoded by the exons atgaAGAACATATATTCCAACATCTTGCTTCTTGTGACTATAGTTTTCTTGGTACTTAACCTTGGTGAAAGTCTCCATCCTCATCATT TTACAAATAATCGAGGACAAGGCGGTCTTAGTCGATCCCAAAGTCAAGAACATCCtaag AAAGGAGAACGCGTAGAGCTTGGGATGGATCTATACCCGACAGGATCAAGCATACCCGATTGTTCACACGCGTGCGGACCATGTTCTCCTTGTAGGAGAGTGATGATAAGTTTCAAGTGTTCCATGACTGAATCATGTCCAGTGGTCTATAGATGTACTTGCAGGGGTAGATACTATCATGTTCCATCTAATTGA